The following coding sequences are from one Stigmatopora nigra isolate UIUO_SnigA chromosome 12, RoL_Snig_1.1, whole genome shotgun sequence window:
- the LOC144205416 gene encoding ankyrin-3-like isoform X6 — protein MVDARGGSMRGSRHNGMRIIIPPRKCTAPTRITCRLAKRHKLAYPPPMVEGEGLVSRLVEVGPAGAQFLGPVIVEIPHFGSMRGRERELIVLRSDNGDTWREHQFDSTPEELAELVIGMDEELDSPAELEKKRICRIVSGDFPQYFAVVSRIKQESNHMGPDGGVLCSSTVPMVQASFPQGALTKKIRVGLQAQPIPDEMARAVLGNRATFSPIVTVEPRRRKFHKPITMTIPVPPRQAEGHPSGRRGDATPCLRLLCSITGGTSPAQWEDITGTTPLSFVTDCVSFTTNVSARFWLADCHQIPETVGLASQLYRELICVPYLAKFVVFAKMNDPVEARLRCFCMTDDKVDKTLEQQENFEEAARSKDIEVLEGKPIHVDCYGNLSPLGKSGQQLVFNFFSFKENRLPFNVKIRDIGQEPCGRLSFLKEAKTSKGLAQAAICNLNITLPTHRKDVESDPDDENERPERRHTFASLALRKRYSYLTDPAAKTSDRSPQRTQPSGYPHKPVFSTRSYQAWPPVAVAVPGQAKSGFGSLSSSSSNTPSASPMKSVWSINSASPIKTNIPGSPASSVKSVSDMASPIRSYRTISSPVKTVVQHSQYPGQVAPSPLASPAKSTSDSVSVKGLAALSARTSPITASSGGSPLRERTSIAMTPPTSPKSSLNMFGSPLSYKTVVGGSTGTASSSSPIKTVPGLSSVRSFSSDVTGPSRNLFSSMSSPLKSHNPPSAAALINGTASPAQYRSSSPISLLPSSLQERIQATTNAATTSVNAAFDEVEKTFNSCSAGYGTLKSLSSSASSSYQSIRSSASSSFYNSLRSPPNATSAGTPSTVTVPVYSVINVVPEPQFKKLPEVSKSTAAILSPRKTGSPEMNPQLHSSFTKNLSPTKPPLFSPGLKSATTSPLSSSQEILKDVADMKEDLIRMSAILQTDPDTASKTIHSGCAVKVEDEEPYRIVEKVKQDLVKVSEILTKDSAKELMARGSLDDIRFSKVPVEQPPSNWSFPPRYETVVPQAKSKNIQDRDFNLSNAADYLANEGSGSFSKMNDAKHMVDEGKREVDGREKQKRVLKPTIAIQEQKLKMPPTTMRSSPSDKELGKIAEALFGADTVLESPDDISHEQDKSPLSDSGFETRSERTPSAPQSAEGMGPKAPFQDIPVPPVITETRTEVVHVIRSYEPPDEKKQPAMVEGNSIRYIDSESKGYANQAPSNSELNKGYSVRVVPDEGIRLKEETHITTTTRMVYHKPPGNEAVSERCEETMSVHDIMKAFQSGKDPSRELAGLFEHKTEETSQRGSEDVKPKVERIIEVHIEKGGKTEPTEVIIRETKNQTDNELYYYPENRHDGRDPGEVPVYFDPSKCNNIEDSRPSSAQLIADESYKTLKLLSQQSVEYNDDESSDLRGESYNFAEKMLLSEKFDQSHPDAEERIRDRSHVHSPDRSRNDNRSAGPRTEYIFRSSRNVFDTSGRMASADDNYETMTLLQHSSEPRSPKQSVWMRVSTDDTERKERDQIMYEERVDRTVKEAEEKLSEVSQFFRDKTEQLNDEMSSPERKSRRPDFRESRSGPSSTQSSPERSVYRNCASGEEWSRERLRDKFSANDRKCSSLPSSPERRVLRQYSDSDCRKQSDGKTESSKPFQMSSSKVSAVRLKFEQEAQKQDRGPNSGQNSNPPIRKLHESKLPVYQVFGGCNVPKTPDSPLNQRRGQESESKFSPIHQPSGKNQEDKNLYKTWENQGYGNYKVQSPKSSQTLAHDSLQDESSSDSQKQETTKKIIYTEFVVRESPNSNEGLKKNSESQIPVRKSSNFSENCRSPPTEKEGSHTPVLCRKPIHGSFESNKSTSGSSGKSTDSVFSQSNIICNGIDSDQIEYLDDESSEMITEGYKDIKPLPVYVSIQVGKQYEKETASGQLGTYKKIVSHESRTIHETRGTFYSVKPKQSHQGSPEDDTLEQVTSVESSGKSPFTPETDDISLASRMADSVIGSMAGMPSPIPEESEEEDGKTFIYKEPLKEKSRQAASENHSKKKEAEKQKLKGEKRVAYIEFPPPPPLDTEQSHPEKRKSLASSETETEMMEVNLQEEHDKHFLAEPIIRVQPPSPVPPGADNSDSSDDESVFHPIPIKKYTFKMKEDGEKRSKFRKAEKNGNKEAGINGLVKEGEDADLEQNGNDQSITDCSIATTAEFSHDTDATEIDSLDGYDLQDEDDGLSEDPKSSLSNDVKAADGSFVQSKLEMIEEERCEDAGNSGTSKNNPSSTKNSGEEIDYTLEGRHPERQSFADNYFGQLEEDINSTFKTVATKGLDFDPWSTKGSDHDGVYDSKTKDEDPKPFGLSVEDKSQATTPDTTPARTPTDESTPTSEPNPFPFHEGKMFEMTRSGAIDMSKRDFVEERLQFFQIGPQSPCERTDLRMAIVADHLGLSWTELAREMNFTVDEINQIRLENPNSLTAQSFMLLKKWVNREGKNATTDSLTAVLTKVNRTDIVTLLEGPIFDYGNISGTRCFADDHAVFRDQADDYQSILAELHSPATLQSDPHFLVPELPVTPNPSPLHHQHHHYPQPTSPFPSASQPHSPLWSPEIKPGTPPGTLPRPCDLALSLSSFALPDSIPPKVRKPHIALNDRLLLSEEEDRFYQEMELSRKPKSHAVPAMCELDISMSYSTSSSSVSSASSVTPLTPDRAKMEDSLIDRIERELSKEKGKVEETDAVEANTFVGRWVEPDLIQNVKRKCEIVTKDRCQMDLEKEEEAVRHCEANQNKSGNNLTVQEWAEALWEYPNEEEDGGGNNHVPEEVFAQNLEEMKIVEGSEEKEESQETDTAARDLEILASPIERAEKDLCSLSGWQGDSASVDVEAPTPGRSSDLLEGQQRDESGRFRQNGNNVRTSLQGSSPESVNGRKEEGTLVSEKKVQHMSVDSGSEEEQTVTTRIFRRRLVLKGEEAKNISGDSVTEEHYLDQDGNLVSRKVIRKVIRRLYSSTDNLRYHGHQQQDRSEKEGGSRNSSRRMDERKPGDKKFHS, from the exons ATGGTGGACGCCCGCGGCGGATCCATGAGGGGCAGCCGCCATAATGGCATGAGGATCATCATCCCGCCCAGGAAGTGTACGGCACCCACGCGCATCACCTGTCGCCTGGCCAAGAGGCATAAACTGGCTTACCCCCCACCCATGGTGGAAGGCGAAGGCCTGGTCAGCAGACTCGTGGAGGTCGGCCCAGCCGGGGCGCAATTTCTTGG ACCCGTAATTGTGGAGATTCCTCATTTTGGCTCAATGCGGGGAAGAGAGAGGGAACTGATTGTTTTGCGGAGTGACAATGGCGACACGTGGCGGGAGCACCAATTCGATTCCACTCCGGAGGAACTCGCGGAGCTGGTCATTGGGATGGATGAAG AGTTGGACAGCCCCGCCGAGCTGGAAAAGAAACGCATTTGCCGCATCGTGAGCGGAGACTTCCCTCAGTATTTCGCCGTGGTGTCCAGAATCAAGCAGGAGTCCAACCACATGGGTCCCGATGGCGGTGTCCTATGCAGCAGCACGGTTCCCATGGTCCAGGCTTCCTTCCCACAGGGAGCGCTGACCAAAAAGATTCGCGTTGGCCTGCAG gCTCAGCCCATCCCCGACGAGATGGCGCGAGCGGTCCTGGGCAACAGGGCCACCTTTAGCCCCATCGTCACGGTGGAGCCCAGAAGGAGGAAGTTCCACAAGCCGATCACCATGACCATCCCTGTCCCCCCACGCCAGGCGGAAGGTCACCCGAGCGGCCGCAGGGGGGACGCCACGCCTTGTCTGCGTTTGCTCTGCAGCATTACAG GGGGAACATCTCCTGCCCAGTGGGAAGACATCACGGGGACGACGCCACTTTCCTTTGTGACCGATTGCGTCTCCTTTACCACAAATGTGTCGGCCAG GTTCTGGCTCGCAGACTGTCACCAGATTCCTGAGACGGTGGGTCTAGCGTCTCAGTTATACCGGGAGCTGATCTGCGTGCCGTACCTGGCCAAATTTGTGGTTTTTGCCAAAATGAACGACCCGGTGGAGGCGCGACTTCGCTGCTTTTGCATGACGGATGACAAAGTGGACAAAACACTCGAGCAGCAGGAGAACTTTGAGGAGGCAGCCCGAAGTAAAGACATTGAG GTTCTAGAAGGAAAGCCCATCCATGTGGACTGTTATGGAAACTTGTCACCGCTAGGCAAAAGTGGACAGCagcttgtttttaatttcttcTCCTTTAAGGAAAACAGACTTCCTTTCAATGTGAAG ATTCGAGATATAGGCCAAGAGCCATGTGGTCGCCTTTCATTTCTTAAGGAGGCCAAAACTTCTAAGGGTCTTGCACAAGCTGCCATTTGCAATTTGAACATTACGCTACCGACACACAGAAAG GATGTGGAGTCTGATCCTGACGATGAG AATGAAAGGCCAGAACGACGGCATACCTTTGCCTCCCTAGCTTTACGTAAGCGCTACAGCTATTTGACCGACCCGGCGGCGA AAACATCCGATCGAAGCCCACAAAGAACGCAGCCTTCTGGCTACCCTCACAAACCTGTCTTTTCAACGAGATCTTATCAGGCGTGGCCGCCTGTTGCTGTCGCCGTCCCTGGCCAAGCCAAATCCGGTTTCGGCTCCCTCTCCAGTTCGTCATCCAACACACCTTCCGCCTCTCCGATGAAGTCTGTCTGGTCCATCAACTCGGCCTCCCCCATTAAGACCAACATTCCCGGATCCCCCGCCTCTTCCGTCAAGTCAGTTAGTGACATGGCCTCGCCCATCCGATCTTACAGAACCATCTCCTCTCCCGTCAAAACCGTAGTCCAGCATTCTCAGTACCCGGGCCAGGTGGCCCCCAGTCCCTTGGCGTCGCCGGCAAAAAGCACTTCCGACAGCGTCTCGGTCAAAGGACTGGCGGCGTTGTCAGCCAGGACTTCCCCCATAACCGCCTCCTCCGGGGGTAGTCCTCTTCGTGAAAGGACGTCAATAGCCATGACGCCTCCCACGTCTCCCAAATCCTCACTCAATATGTTCGGTTCCCCTCTCTCCTACAAGACTGTAGTGGGAGGCTCCACTGGTACGGCCTCATCTTCCTCCCCCATCAAAACTGTTCCCGGCCTCTCCTCCGTCCGTTCCTTTTCCTCAGATGTGACGGGCCCTTCGAGGAACCTCTTCTCCTCAATGTCTTCACCACTTAAATCCCATAACCCTCCAAGTGCTGCTGCGCTGATCAATGGGACAGCGTCCCCAGCACAGTACCGCTCCTCTTCCCCCATCTCACTCCTTCCCAGTAGTCTGCAAGAAAGAATACAAGCAACCACCAATGCTGCAACGACAAGTGTGAATGCAGCATTTGATGAGGttgaaaaaacattcaattcttgCTCGGCTGGCTACGGTACCTTAAAGTCATTGTCCTCGTCTGCGTCCTCCTCATATCAGTCCATCAGGTCCTCGGCATCTAGTTCCTTTTACAATTCGCTCAGGTCCCCTCCGAACGCCACTTCTGCTGGAACTCCCAGCACCGTAACGGTCCCCGTGTATTCTGTTATCAATGTAGTGCCAGAACCCCAGTTTAAAAAGTTACCCGAAGTATCCAAGTCAACTGCTGCTATTCTGTCGCCACGGAAAACTGGGTCCCCAGAGATGAATCCTCAATTGCATTCATCATTTACCAAAAATCTTTCCCCTACCAAACCTCCACTCTTCTCGCCCGGTTTGAAATCGGCCACGACATCCCCTTTATCATCCAGTCAAGAAATCCTCAAAGATGTCGCGGATATGAAAGAGGACTTGATACGAATGTCAGCCATTTTGCAGACTGATCCGGATACGGCGAGTAAAACAATTCACTCCGGTTGTGCAGTAAAAGTAGAAGACGAAGAGCCTTACAGGATAGTGGAGAAAGTAAAACAAGATTTGGTCAAAGTGAGTGAGATCCTTACGAAGGATAGTGCCAAAGAATTAATGGCGAGGGGCTCCTTAGATGACATACGATTCTCAAAAGTTCCTGTAGAACAGCCACCCAGCAACTGGAGCTTTCCCCCGAGATATGAGACAGTGGTTCCTCAGGCAAAATCAAAAAACATTCAGGATAGAGATTTTAATCTTTCTAACGCTGCCGACTATCTAGCCAATGAAGGTAGTGGTTCATTCTCCAAAATGAATGACGCAAAGCATATGGTAGATGAGGGCAAGAGAGAAGTGGATGGCAGGGAGAAGCAAAAACGTGTTCTGAAACCCACTATTGCAATTCAGGAGCAAAAGCTCAAAATGCCCCCGACAACCATGCGTTCGTCACCCTCAGATAAAGAACTAGGCAAGATAGCTGAGGCGCTTTTCGGAGCAGACACCGTTCTGGAATCCCCCGATGATATATCTCATGAACAGGATAAGAGCCCGCTCTCAGACAGTGGTTTTGAAACTAGGAGTGAAAGGACACCCTCTGCCCCCCAAAGTGCTGAAGGCATGGGCCCAAAGGCTCCCTTCCAGGACATCCCAGTCCCCCCAGTGATTACCGAGACTAGGACCGAAGTAGTTCACGTCATCAGAAGCTATGAACCTCCCGATGAGAAGAAACAACCTGCCATGGTTGAAGGAAATTCCATCAGGTATATTGATTCTGAGTCTAAAGGATATGCCAATCAAGCTCCATCCAACTCTGAGCTCAATAAAGGATATTCGGTAAGAGTTGTACCGGATGAAGGAATTCGATTAAAGGAGGAGACTCacatcactactactacaaggATGGTGTACCACAAACCGCCCGGCAACGAAGCCGTATCAGAACGATGTGAAGAGACGATGTCTGTCCATGATATAATGAAGGCCTTTCAATCCGGGAAAGATCCTTCTAGGGAACTTGCTGGACTCTTTGAGCACAAAACCGAGGAAACGTCGCAGAGAGGCTCTGAAGACGTCAAGCCAAAAGTCGAAAGGATAATTGAGGTCCATATTGAAAAGGGTGGTAAAACAGAACCGACAGAGGTCATCATCAGGGAGACTAAAAACCAGACAGACAATGAATTGTATTACTACCCAGAAAATCGACACGATGGCAGGGATCCTGGAGAAGTTCCCGTATATTTTGACCCCTCCAAATGTAACAATATTGAAGACAGCCGTCCTAGTTCAGCCCAACTAATAGCAGACGAGTCCTATAAGACCTTAAAATTACTTAGCCAGCAATCTGTAGAGTACAATGATGATGAATCCTCAGACCTAAGAGGAGAATCTTATAATTTTGCTGAGAAGATGCTACTGTCAGAGAAATTTGATCAGTCTCATCCCGACGCTGAGGAACGAATTAGGGATAGGTCTCACGTCCATTCCCCTGACAGAAGTCGAAATGACAATAGGTCAGCAGGTCCCAGGACAGAATATATTTTTCGTTCGTCGCGAAATGTATTTGACACATCAGGTAGAATGGCCAGCGCTGATGATAACTATGAAACCATGACACTTTTGCAACACTCTTCCGAGCCTCGTAGCCCAAAGCAATCTGTTTGGATGCGAGTGTCGACAGACGACACAGAACGTAAAGAAAGAGATCAAATTATGTATGAGGAGAGAGTAGATAGAACTGTAAAAGAAGCAGAGGAAAAACTTAGTGAAGTATCTCAGTTCTTTAGAGACAAAACAGAGCAGCTCAATGATGAAATGTCATCTCCAGAGAGAAAATCTCGGAGACCAGACTTTAGGGAATCGAGGTCTGGGCCTAGTTCCACACAAAGTAGCCCGGAGAGATCCGTTTACCGAAATTGTGCTAGTGGGGAGGAATGGAGCAGAGAAAGATTGAGAGACAAGTTCAGTGCTAATGATAGGAAATGTTCCAGTTTACCCAGTAGTCCCGAGAGGAGAGTGTTGCGGCAGTATAGTGATTCCGACTGTAGAAAACAGTCAGATGGGAAAACTGAAAGCTCCAAACCCTTTCAAATGTCCTCTTCCAAAGTGAGTGCAGTGAGGCTTAAGTTTGAACAAGAAGCTCAAAAACAAGATAGAGGTCCAAATAGTGGCCAAAATTCAAATCCCCCAATTAGGAAGCTCCATGAAAGTAAGCTTCCGGTGTACCAGGTGTTTGGAGGTTGTAATGTTCCAAAAACACCAGATAGTCCGTTAAACCAGAGAAGAGGTCAGGAGAGTGAGTCCAAGTTCTCACCAATTCATCAGCCCagtgggaaaaatcaggaaGATAAGAATTTATACAAAACCTGGGAGAACCAAGGGTATGGGAACTATAAGGTCCAATCTCCTAAATCATCCCAAACATTGGCTCATGATTCTCTACAAGATGAGAGTAGTAGTGATTCTCAAAAGCAAGAAACtacaaagaaaattatttacacTGAATTTGTTGTCCGTGAGAGTCCAAATAGCAACGaaggtctaaaaaaaaactcgGAATCTCAAATTCCCGTAAGAAAATCTTCTAATTTTTCTGAAAATTGCAGATCCCCTCCTACCGAGAAGGAAGGTTCTCACACGCCGGTCCTATGCCGAAAACCGATACACGGTAGCTTTGAATCAAATAAATCTACTAGTGGCTCATCAGGCAAATCCACAGACTCAGTATTTAGCCAGTCAAATATCATTTGTAATGGCATTGACAGTGACCAAATAGAGTATTTGGATGATGAAAGTTCTGAAATGATCACAGAAGGTTACAAAGATATCAAACCCTTACCTGTATATGTCAGTATTCAAGTAGGCAAGCAGTATGAGAAAGAAACAGCTTCTGGGCAGCTGGGAACGTACAAAAAAATAGTAAGCCATGAAAGTAGGACAATACATGAGACAAGAGGGACATTTTACAGTGTCAAACCAAAGCAGTCTCATCAAGGTAGTCCTGAAGATGACACTCTCGAACAAGTGACGTCCGTGGAGAGTTCTGGGAAGAGTCCTTTTACTCCCGAAACTGATGACATTAGCTTGGCATCACGAATGGCTGACTCTGTGATTGGCTCTATGGCTGGAATGCCAAGTCCCATCCCTGAGGAGTCAGAAGAGGAAGATGGTAAGACCTTCATCTACAAGGAgcctttgaaagaaaaatctaGGCAAGCGGCATCGGAGAACCACAGCAAGAAAAAGGAGGCAGAGAAACAGAAGTTAAAAGGGGAGAAGAGAGTTGCTTATATAGAAtttccaccacctcctcctttaGACACAGAACAGTCCCACCCTGAGAAGAGAAAGTCTTTGGCATCTTCTGAGACGGAGACAGAAATGATGGAGGTAAACCTCCAGGAGGAGCATGACAAGCACTTCTTAGCCGAGCCTATAATCAGGGTCCAGCCTCCATCCCCCGTTCCTCCTGGAGCTGATAACAGTGACTCAAGCGACGATGAGTCTGTCTTCCATCCAATCCCTATCAAAAAGTATACCTTCAAAATGAAAGAAGATGGAGAGAAACGCTCAAAATTCCGAAAAGCggagaaaaatggaaataaagagGCTGGAATCAATGGTCTGGTAAAGGAGGGGGAAGATGCTGATCTGGAACAAAATGGGAACGACCAATCAATTACTGACTGTTCCATAGCAACCACTGCTGAATTCTCCCATGACACAGATGCCACTGAGATCGACTCGTTAGATGGATATGATCTCCAAGATGAGGACGATGGACTAAGTGAGGACCCAAAATCAAGCCTATCCAATGATGTAAAAGCAGCTGATGGCTCTTTTGTTCAATCTAAGCTGGAAATGATTGAGGAAGAAAGGTGTGAGGATGCAGGGAATAGTGGGACTTCCAAAAACAATCCTTCTTCTACCAAAAACTCTGGAGAAGAAATAGATTACACCCTGGAAGGAAGACATCCAGAAAGGCAGAGCTTTGCTGACAATTACTTTGGCCAACTGGAAGAGGATATTAATTCAACCTTTAAAACAGTAGCCACTAAAGGCCTGGACTTTGATCCGTGGTCTACCAAAGGAAGCGATCACGATGGTGTTTATGACTCTAAAACCAAAGATGAAGATCCCAAACCCTTTGGTTTATCGGTGGAGGACAAATCGCAGGCCACGACACCTGACACAACCCCCGCTCGAACACCGACAGATGAGAGCACACCAACTAGTGAGCCTAACCCCTTCCCTTTCCACGAAGGGAAGATGTTTGAGATGACCCGCAGTGGTGCTATTGACATGAGCAAGCGGGACTTTGTTGAAGAGAGGCTTCAGTTTTTTCAGATTG GTCCCCaaagtccttgtgagaggacagATTTGCGTATGGCCATTGTAGCTGATCACCTGGGACTCAGCTGGACAG AACTGGCTCGGGAAATGAATTTTACAGTAGACGAGATCAACCAGATACGATTGGAGAATCCGAACTCATTGACGGCACAGAGTTTCATGCTATTAAAGAAGTGGGTCAACCGGGAAGGAAAAAATGCCACAA cgGATTCCTTGACTGCAGTCCTGACCAAAGTCAATCGGACGGATATTGTGACTTTACTGGAGGGCCCAATTTTTGACTATGGTAACATTTCCGGCACGAGATGTTTTGCTGATGATCATGCGGTTTTCCGGGATCAGGCTGATG ATTATCAGAGCATTCTAGCCGAGTTGCATTCCCCCGCCACACTGCAATCCGACCCACATTTCCTGGTTCCCGAACTTCCCGTCACCCCCAACCCATCCCCTCTCCACCACCAACATCACCATTATCCACAACCCACCTCTCCATTCCCAAGCGCCTCTCAGCCTCATTCCCCACTCTGGAGTCCCGAAATCAAACCCGGAACCCCACCCGGAACTCTCCCCAGACCCTGTGATCTTGCCCTGTCCCTGTCTTCTTTTGCCCTTCCCGATTCCATCCCACCTAAGGTGCGAAAGCCCCACATCGCGTTGAATGACCGTCTCCTTTTGAGCGAAGAGGAAGACAGATTTTATCAAGAAATGGAACTCAGCCGGAAACCCAAATCCCACGCTGTCCCGGCAATGTGCGAATTAGACATCAGCATGTCCTATTCCACGTCATCTTCTTCAGTCTCCTCCGCATCATCAGTCACCCCTTTGACACCTGacagagccaaaatggaggaCAGTCTTATCGACAGAATTGAGAGGGAGTTGTCAAAAGAAAAGGGCAAGGTTGAGGAAACAGACGCAGTAGAGGCGAATACATTCGTGGGAAGGTGGGTAGAGCCGGACTTGattcaaaatgtcaaaagaaaatgtgaaattgTGACAAAAGATAGATGTCAGATGGacctggaaaaagaagaagaggcgGTACGTCATTGTGAGGCAAACCAGAACAAATCTGGAAACAACTTGACCGTTCAAGAATGGGCTGAGGCTCTTTGGGAATATCCTAATGAAGAGGAGGATGGAGGAGGAAATAATCATGTCCCAGAGGAGGTTTTTGCGCAGAATCTTGAGGAAATGAAGATAGTTGAAGGCTCAGAGGAAAAGGAAGAGAGCCAGGAGACCGATACTGCGGCAAGAGATCTGGAGATTCTCGCATCTCCAATTGAACGGGCAGAAAAAGACCTGTGCTCGCTTTCAGGTTGGCAGGGCGACTCTGCCAGCGTCGACGTAGAGGCACCGACGCCAGGCCGAAGCTCGGATCTGCTGGAAGGGCAACAAAG AGACGAATCGGGAAGGTTCCGGCAGAATGGCAACAACGTAAGAACCTCGCTTCAAGGTAGCTCACCGGagtctgtcaatggcagaaaagAAGAAGGAACGCTGGTGTCTGAGAAAAAAGTACAG CATATGAGTGTAGATTCCGGTTCAGAGGAAGAACAAACAGTCACCACAAGAATCTTCCGACGCCGCCTCGTTTTAAAG